Proteins from one Halogeometricum sp. S1BR25-6 genomic window:
- a CDS encoding polysaccharide deacetylase family protein, with the protein MVERTLARRAARAGFDALERLDAATGFSRLYPDESNAILAYHAVGRPAGYGNVSVERFRRDVAHVTKHFEAVDLPAVLESSGGKRVAFTFDDALDDFYEHALPVLREYRVPATLFVPVDFVGGGPDGYAYRFSESPAERASFNDPAAFADESFPDPAVMSWDRLREVAADPLVTVGTHTRTHVDLGRVRDAETLDREIVGARDELEARLGVDVDRFCYPFGRYTEEAVEVVRGSHAMAVTSRPGVVGGTGRTRTETEVDRYRLPRVRAHEDERRVRWDLSGLRWRLTEYLG; encoded by the coding sequence GTGGTCGAGCGGACGCTCGCGCGGCGCGCCGCCCGCGCGGGGTTCGACGCCCTCGAACGCCTCGACGCCGCGACCGGGTTCTCGCGGCTCTACCCCGACGAGTCGAACGCTATTCTCGCCTACCACGCCGTCGGCCGACCGGCGGGCTACGGCAACGTCTCCGTCGAGCGGTTCCGCCGCGACGTGGCGCACGTGACGAAGCACTTCGAGGCCGTCGACCTGCCGGCCGTGCTCGAATCGAGCGGCGGCAAGCGCGTGGCGTTCACGTTCGACGACGCCCTCGACGACTTCTACGAGCACGCCCTCCCTGTCCTCCGCGAGTACCGCGTTCCGGCGACGCTGTTCGTCCCGGTTGACTTCGTCGGCGGCGGTCCCGACGGCTACGCCTATCGGTTCTCCGAGTCGCCCGCCGAACGCGCGTCGTTCAACGACCCGGCGGCGTTCGCCGACGAGTCGTTCCCCGACCCGGCCGTGATGTCGTGGGACCGCCTGCGCGAGGTCGCTGCCGACCCTCTTGTCACCGTCGGGACACACACTCGAACGCACGTGGACCTCGGCCGGGTCCGCGACGCGGAGACGCTGGACCGGGAGATAGTCGGCGCGCGCGACGAACTCGAAGCCCGACTCGGCGTCGACGTCGACCGCTTCTGCTACCCGTTCGGGCGGTACACCGAGGAGGCGGTCGAGGTCGTTCGTGGGTCCCACGCGATGGCCGTCACCTCCCGTCCGGGCGTCGTCGGCGGTACGGGAAGAACGAGAACGGAGACGGAGGTGGACCGGTATCGCCTCCCGCGCGTCCGCGCACATGAGGATGAACGGCGGGTGCGATGGGACCTCTCCGGACTCCGCTGGCGGCTCACCGAGTACCTCGGGTGA
- a CDS encoding sulfatase: MSRDIVWVTLESVRQDHTPLGGYHRDTAPFLRSLADRADGAAFSNCFSHDVWTRASTASILTGLASSAHRTWSQEARLSRDVPTIPEALQRAGYRTVCVSPNPQVSEATGLARGFDRFQYLGKSTLIEEAGVPTVLRYLTKLNAHSAGYTTDTAKHSIGYLSDAIARRRIREAARDDEDLFLYVHLGDSHHPYYPPKPYQDLYADGFEMSVEEALAFAMEMSDDLHGYIARGAPFSEDEWDALHAMYDASIRYVDETLRRIVECAEAELDDPIVVVTSDHGELFGEKGMLAHMVVADDAVSHVPLVVAGVDGLSGRHDGLVQHADAMKTVLAEAGVDAEVPVGIDLREESREFAVTQRGGERHAHKMDIIGARDDSFDPSRYHAGDLTSLRTERYRYQRSDDGEELFALPDEVTDVAAERPDARAELAEQYEAWTSAYGRPRSEREERAEFDESMTAHLEDLGYL, translated from the coding sequence ATGTCACGCGACATCGTCTGGGTCACCCTCGAGAGCGTCCGTCAGGACCACACCCCTCTCGGCGGGTACCACCGCGATACGGCGCCCTTCCTGCGGTCGCTCGCGGACCGCGCCGACGGCGCGGCGTTCTCGAACTGCTTCTCTCACGACGTCTGGACGCGGGCGTCCACCGCGTCGATTCTCACCGGATTGGCCTCCTCGGCGCACCGGACCTGGTCGCAGGAGGCGCGCCTGTCCCGCGACGTACCCACCATCCCCGAGGCGCTCCAGCGGGCGGGCTACCGGACGGTCTGCGTCTCGCCGAACCCGCAGGTGAGCGAGGCGACGGGCCTCGCACGCGGGTTCGACCGGTTCCAGTACCTCGGCAAGTCGACGCTAATCGAGGAGGCGGGCGTCCCGACCGTGCTGCGGTATCTCACGAAGCTGAACGCCCACTCGGCGGGGTACACCACCGACACCGCGAAACACTCCATCGGCTACCTGAGCGACGCCATCGCACGGCGGCGCATCCGCGAGGCGGCCCGCGACGACGAGGATCTGTTTCTCTACGTCCACCTCGGGGACAGCCACCACCCCTACTATCCGCCGAAGCCGTACCAGGACCTGTACGCCGACGGGTTCGAGATGTCCGTCGAGGAGGCGCTGGCGTTCGCCATGGAGATGTCCGACGACCTGCACGGCTACATCGCCCGCGGCGCGCCGTTCTCCGAGGACGAGTGGGACGCCCTGCACGCGATGTACGACGCGAGCATCCGCTACGTCGACGAGACGCTCCGGCGTATCGTCGAGTGCGCCGAGGCGGAGTTGGACGACCCCATCGTCGTCGTCACCTCCGATCACGGCGAACTGTTCGGCGAGAAGGGGATGCTCGCGCACATGGTCGTCGCCGACGACGCCGTCTCGCACGTTCCCCTCGTTGTCGCCGGCGTCGACGGTCTGTCGGGGCGCCACGACGGACTCGTCCAGCACGCCGACGCGATGAAAACAGTGCTCGCCGAGGCGGGCGTGGACGCCGAGGTGCCGGTCGGTATCGACCTGCGGGAGGAGAGCCGCGAGTTCGCCGTCACGCAACGGGGCGGCGAGCGCCACGCGCACAAGATGGACATCATCGGAGCGCGCGACGACTCCTTCGACCCCTCGCGCTACCACGCCGGCGACCTGACCAGCCTCCGAACCGAGCGCTACCGCTACCAGCGCAGCGACGACGGCGAGGAACTGTTCGCGCTTCCCGACGAGGTGACCGACGTCGCCGCCGAACGCCCCGATGCGCGGGCGGAACTGGCCGAACAGTACGAGGCGTGGACGAGCGCCTACGGTCGCCCGCGGTCCGAACGGGAAGAGCGCGCCGAGTTCGACGAGTCGATGACCGCCCACCTCGAAGACCTCGGGTACCTCTGA
- a CDS encoding HAD family hydrolase, translating to MTTSVYFDLDGTLVSYALPFAAWFDQSVPTETTTEMTDAFSDALDAALDAYASDPYERAFEAVCEEYDLIGRPEVLAAAFVRTEVTSARVAPEVRNLLDILSRRHDIGVLTNGNETVQRRKLQVLGLDKWVDELVVSSEVGARKPQAEMFVTARERLPADTFVLVGDDYEEDIVPAREHGFETVYVGSETRPDATVAAENTTALATLLLALLD from the coding sequence ATGACGACGAGCGTCTACTTCGACCTGGACGGCACTCTCGTGAGCTACGCGCTCCCCTTCGCGGCGTGGTTCGACCAGTCCGTCCCGACGGAGACGACGACGGAGATGACGGACGCGTTCTCCGACGCCCTCGACGCCGCCCTCGACGCGTACGCTTCCGACCCGTACGAACGCGCCTTCGAGGCCGTCTGCGAAGAGTACGACTTGATCGGTCGTCCGGAGGTGCTGGCGGCGGCGTTCGTACGCACCGAGGTGACCTCCGCCCGCGTCGCCCCGGAGGTGCGGAACCTCCTCGACATCCTGTCGCGGCGCCACGACATCGGCGTGCTCACGAACGGGAACGAGACGGTGCAGCGGCGCAAGCTACAGGTGCTCGGTCTCGACAAGTGGGTCGACGAACTCGTTGTCTCGAGCGAGGTGGGAGCGCGGAAACCGCAGGCGGAGATGTTCGTGACGGCGAGAGAGCGGCTACCCGCCGATACGTTCGTCCTGGTCGGCGACGATTACGAAGAGGATATCGTTCCCGCCCGCGAGCACGGGTTCGAGACGGTGTACGTCGGGTCCGAAACCCGGCCGGACGCGACGGTCGCCGCCGAGAACACGACGGCGCTGGCGACGCTCTTACTCGCGCTGTTGGACTGA
- a CDS encoding glycosyltransferase family 2 protein: MSPRSDQPLVSVVLPAYGRPEYLDAAVESVADQTYAPVELLVVDDCSPDPIRPVVDAAETGALHDVRVLRHDVNRGACAARNTGIEAASGEFVAFLDDDDYWRAEAVERRVDAFESAGDDVGFVYAGQEYVTTDGETTNYRVPETRGWVTRDLFRGAPLCPFSSVMVRRSAVEEAGPLDTRFPSWQDREWYLRLSEVCAFEAVEEPLVVRRVDSHGKISDDYERKRDVSYPLFLEKHRPLARRYGKRHENALVAAQSRSLAHSALENGYHNDAVRLLLRSVRYDPTQTSSYPLLAVSLGGERTAEAARRLKRLGERLRGRREFRSLGSETNV, translated from the coding sequence ATGAGTCCCCGTTCGGACCAGCCGCTGGTCTCCGTGGTCCTCCCCGCCTACGGCCGCCCCGAGTACCTCGACGCCGCGGTCGAGAGCGTCGCCGACCAGACGTACGCTCCGGTCGAACTCCTCGTCGTCGACGACTGCTCGCCCGACCCCATCCGGCCCGTCGTCGACGCGGCCGAGACGGGTGCCCTCCACGACGTCCGCGTCCTCCGGCACGACGTCAATCGTGGCGCGTGCGCGGCCCGGAACACCGGTATCGAGGCCGCCAGCGGGGAGTTCGTCGCCTTCCTCGACGACGACGACTACTGGCGGGCCGAAGCGGTCGAACGGCGGGTCGACGCGTTCGAGTCGGCCGGCGACGACGTCGGGTTCGTCTACGCCGGACAGGAGTACGTCACGACCGACGGCGAGACGACGAACTACCGCGTTCCCGAGACGCGCGGGTGGGTCACCCGCGACCTCTTCCGCGGCGCTCCGCTCTGTCCGTTCTCCTCGGTGATGGTCCGTCGGTCGGCCGTCGAGGAGGCCGGTCCTCTCGACACTCGTTTCCCGAGTTGGCAGGACCGTGAGTGGTACCTCCGCCTCTCGGAGGTGTGCGCCTTCGAGGCCGTCGAAGAACCGCTCGTCGTCCGCCGCGTCGACTCCCACGGGAAGATCAGCGACGATTACGAGCGGAAGCGCGACGTGTCGTACCCGCTGTTCTTGGAGAAGCACCGCCCGCTCGCACGAAGATACGGGAAGCGACACGAGAACGCTCTCGTCGCGGCGCAGTCCCGGTCGCTCGCGCACTCGGCGCTGGAGAACGGCTACCACAACGACGCCGTCCGCCTCCTGCTTCGGAGCGTCCGATACGACCCGACGCAGACGTCGTCGTACCCGCTTCTCGCGGTCTCCCTCGGCGGCGAACGCACGGCTGAGGCGGCTCGGCGGCTGAAACGGCTCGGGGAACGGCTTCGCGGCCGACGCGAGTTCCGGTCGCTCGGCTCGGAGACGAACGTCTGA
- a CDS encoding glycosyltransferase family 2 protein, whose product MRPERAEPPVDTDDGRADGGRTAGGTPTADRFADLDDPYRTAVRTGFDGSRAVDPSVSLVVVTYRTDRDAFESVLSALRSQTDDDFELVVVDNGVEWDLGARLREVRGGAAYAKLRRNYGVTFARNLGARLGDADLLLFLDDDAVPAPDFVAAHRRAYTDADVVAVRGRIVPKSRTFYNSLQRWYDLGDRPRPFLLNIEGNTSVDRDAYRSVSGFDEELGGRAGHEGIDLTYRLVRAGYDRERIVYRPEPVVSHDYATSLLGYLEKRVVSRRHRKRLAARRPELFEFAGAYSPPDDGAFEQSPAERFTHLALDAVTRLGSAALGLNRALRTLRSRL is encoded by the coding sequence GTGCGACCCGAGCGAGCCGAACCCCCCGTCGATACCGACGACGGAAGGGCCGACGGCGGACGCACGGCGGGCGGCACGCCGACGGCCGACCGCTTCGCCGACCTCGACGACCCGTATCGCACCGCCGTCCGGACGGGATTCGACGGATCCCGAGCCGTCGATCCGTCCGTCTCGCTGGTTGTCGTCACCTACCGAACCGACCGCGACGCGTTCGAGTCGGTGCTCTCGGCCCTCCGCTCGCAGACGGACGACGACTTCGAACTCGTCGTCGTCGACAACGGGGTCGAGTGGGACCTCGGCGCCCGACTTCGAGAGGTCCGCGGCGGCGCAGCGTACGCGAAACTCCGCCGCAACTACGGGGTGACGTTCGCCCGGAACCTCGGGGCCCGCCTCGGCGACGCCGACCTCCTCCTGTTTCTCGACGACGACGCCGTACCCGCCCCGGATTTCGTCGCGGCGCACCGGCGGGCGTATACCGACGCAGACGTCGTCGCCGTCCGCGGGCGCATCGTCCCCAAGTCGCGGACGTTCTACAACAGCCTCCAGCGCTGGTACGACCTCGGCGACCGCCCGCGCCCCTTCCTGTTGAACATCGAGGGTAACACCTCCGTCGACCGCGACGCCTACCGGTCGGTGTCGGGCTTCGACGAGGAACTCGGCGGACGGGCGGGCCACGAGGGTATCGACCTGACCTACCGTCTCGTCCGCGCCGGCTACGACCGCGAGCGCATCGTCTACCGGCCGGAGCCGGTCGTCTCCCACGACTACGCGACGAGTCTCCTCGGGTACCTCGAAAAGCGCGTCGTCAGTCGCCGTCATCGCAAGCGGCTCGCGGCGCGTCGGCCGGAGTTGTTCGAGTTCGCGGGCGCGTACTCGCCGCCCGACGACGGGGCGTTCGAGCAGTCGCCCGCGGAGCGATTCACCCATCTCGCGCTGGACGCCGTCACCCGCCTCGGCAGCGCGGCGCTCGGACTGAACAGGGCGCTCCGGACCCTCCGCTCTCGACTCTGA
- a CDS encoding alkaline phosphatase family protein, whose translation MNDTHDESRRAFVLGLDGVPWGLLDGLVDDGALPNFERLRAEGASGPLRSTTPANTPVAWPSIATGTWPDKHGLYEFMKLDSSYKQVPYSSADVRQPPLWELVSPSIAGNVPMTYPTSDPGPDGGIVSGMMTPELDDDAVSPDSLRDRFEARVPDYEIDITWADYAGREEEFLADLDEVMRTRQELMELLMENEAWRLFFFVYVAPDRLQHLVWDDDTLREHYEKLDDILGDVMAYCEERDATLYVVSDHGFAPIEKIISVNRILADAGLLTAKDADGTRGALSQIGLDKDRVMGSLKRMGITDDKLVQTLPKSIVDFFGERIPGSHGLYDVDFEQTDAFLHGLGSVYINDTRRFEQGTVPPGAVERTKEEVVRVLEAATDPETGDSLLTVNDGDDLFPNDPDAPDIVVEAKDGYHVKPKLGAKSVEPAEGIAAYHRPEGIFFAWGDDVRAGTRVEDAAVVDVAPTVLHSLGREVPAAADGSVLSDVFAPGSDPATTAVETARYAERDGAAASETDTETVEDRLRGLGYME comes from the coding sequence GTGAACGATACGCACGACGAATCGCGCCGGGCGTTCGTCCTCGGCCTCGACGGCGTCCCGTGGGGACTCCTCGACGGGTTGGTGGACGACGGCGCGTTGCCGAACTTCGAGCGGTTGCGAGCGGAAGGCGCGTCCGGTCCGCTCCGGAGTACGACCCCCGCGAACACGCCCGTCGCGTGGCCCTCCATCGCGACCGGCACGTGGCCCGACAAGCACGGGCTGTACGAGTTCATGAAGCTCGACTCCTCGTACAAACAGGTCCCCTACTCGAGCGCGGACGTGCGCCAACCGCCGCTGTGGGAACTGGTCTCCCCCTCCATCGCCGGGAACGTTCCGATGACGTATCCGACGAGCGACCCCGGCCCGGACGGCGGCATCGTCAGCGGGATGATGACCCCGGAACTCGACGATGACGCCGTCAGTCCCGACTCGCTCCGCGACCGGTTCGAGGCGCGCGTGCCGGACTACGAGATAGACATCACGTGGGCCGACTACGCGGGTCGCGAGGAGGAGTTCCTCGCGGACCTCGACGAGGTGATGCGGACGCGGCAGGAACTGATGGAACTGCTGATGGAAAACGAAGCGTGGCGGCTGTTCTTCTTCGTCTACGTCGCCCCCGACCGACTCCAACACCTCGTCTGGGACGACGACACGCTCCGCGAGCACTACGAGAAACTCGACGACATCCTCGGAGACGTGATGGCGTACTGCGAGGAACGCGACGCCACCCTCTACGTCGTCTCCGACCACGGGTTCGCACCCATCGAGAAGATCATCAGCGTCAATCGAATCCTCGCGGACGCCGGACTGCTGACCGCCAAGGACGCCGACGGGACGCGCGGGGCCCTCTCGCAGATCGGTCTGGACAAAGACCGCGTGATGGGGTCGCTCAAACGGATGGGTATCACGGACGACAAACTCGTCCAGACGCTCCCGAAGTCTATCGTCGACTTCTTCGGCGAACGCATCCCCGGGAGCCACGGACTGTACGACGTGGACTTCGAGCAGACAGACGCGTTCCTGCACGGTCTCGGCAGCGTCTACATCAACGATACGCGGCGCTTCGAACAGGGGACTGTCCCGCCGGGCGCCGTGGAGCGAACGAAGGAGGAAGTCGTCCGCGTCCTCGAGGCCGCGACCGACCCGGAGACGGGCGATTCCCTCCTGACAGTCAACGACGGCGACGACCTGTTCCCGAACGACCCGGACGCACCGGACATCGTCGTGGAGGCGAAGGACGGATACCACGTCAAGCCCAAACTGGGAGCAAAGTCAGTCGAACCCGCAGAGGGAATCGCCGCCTACCATCGGCCGGAGGGTATCTTCTTCGCATGGGGTGACGACGTGCGCGCCGGAACGCGCGTCGAGGACGCCGCCGTCGTCGACGTCGCGCCGACGGTGCTTCACTCGCTGGGCCGAGAGGTGCCCGCCGCCGCGGACGGCAGCGTCCTCTCGGACGTCTTCGCTCCGGGGTCGGACCCGGCGACGACCGCCGTCGAAACCGCGCGGTACGCAGAACGCGACGGGGCGGCGGCGAGCGAGACGGACACCGAGACCGTCGAAGACCGGTTGCGCGGCCTCGGCTACATGGAGTGA
- a CDS encoding lipopolysaccharide biosynthesis protein, which translates to MSRLRELLSRLIPSGGTTERVVKGAIWAMGQNAFGRALQLAMLVVLARLIGPKQIGLVGVALLALSGVQKFTDVGLNAALVQDENENVDEHLNTVWILEMARGLLIFSVLYAAAPFIANILSDDLIGETTTLIRVIGLSPLLLGFRNPGMVYFQKNLDFHKQFVYRVGGDIATVVVAIGWALVEPTAMSLAAGYVAADVIRLGGSYLLHEYRPNLSFSRESAGKLINYGKWITGSSILYFLYSEGDDAFVSAFLGTAPLAFYQYAYRFSNAPATELTSVISSVMFPAFSKLQNDTAQLRDAFKKTLRVNAFISAPVAFGIAVVAPDFVLVFLGEEWTEMILPMQILAGYGFLRALGQTFGPIWKATGRPDILAKLGGLRVLLIAITIYPVTVMWGYGIAGTAAVVTVIYIFPMMPIDIYLASSMLDISPFETVREMGYPVVASTVMAGVVWYVDAALQLPSIAELVINIVVGALVYVAMVALIERWSHWGISSNIRGIVASARR; encoded by the coding sequence GTGAGCCGACTCCGCGAACTTCTCAGCCGTCTTATCCCGTCCGGCGGAACCACCGAACGCGTGGTCAAGGGCGCCATCTGGGCGATGGGACAGAACGCCTTCGGTCGGGCCCTGCAGTTGGCGATGCTCGTCGTTCTGGCGCGTCTCATCGGACCGAAACAGATCGGACTGGTCGGTGTCGCGCTCCTCGCGCTGAGCGGCGTCCAGAAGTTCACTGACGTGGGGCTGAACGCCGCGCTGGTTCAGGACGAAAACGAGAACGTCGACGAGCACCTGAATACAGTGTGGATACTGGAGATGGCGCGCGGTCTGCTCATCTTCTCGGTGCTGTACGCGGCCGCGCCGTTCATCGCCAATATCCTCAGCGACGACCTGATCGGGGAGACGACGACGCTCATCCGCGTCATCGGGCTCTCGCCGCTGTTGCTCGGGTTCCGCAACCCCGGGATGGTGTACTTCCAGAAGAACCTCGATTTCCATAAACAGTTCGTCTACCGGGTCGGCGGCGATATCGCGACGGTGGTCGTCGCCATCGGGTGGGCCTTGGTCGAACCAACGGCGATGTCGCTCGCCGCCGGGTACGTGGCCGCGGACGTGATCCGACTCGGCGGCTCGTACCTCCTGCACGAGTACCGGCCGAACCTCAGCTTCAGCCGCGAGTCCGCGGGCAAACTCATCAACTACGGTAAGTGGATAACCGGCTCCTCCATCCTGTATTTCCTCTACAGCGAGGGCGACGACGCCTTCGTCAGCGCCTTTCTCGGCACCGCGCCGCTGGCGTTCTACCAGTACGCGTACCGCTTCTCGAACGCGCCGGCGACCGAACTGACGAGCGTCATCTCCAGCGTCATGTTCCCCGCGTTCTCGAAGCTCCAGAACGACACCGCGCAACTGCGGGACGCGTTCAAGAAGACGCTCCGGGTGAACGCCTTCATCTCCGCGCCCGTGGCCTTCGGCATCGCCGTCGTCGCTCCCGACTTCGTGTTGGTGTTCCTCGGCGAGGAGTGGACGGAGATGATCCTCCCGATGCAGATTCTCGCCGGCTACGGCTTCCTGCGCGCGCTCGGTCAGACGTTCGGTCCCATCTGGAAGGCGACGGGTCGGCCGGACATCTTAGCGAAACTCGGCGGCCTCCGCGTCCTCCTCATCGCTATCACCATCTACCCGGTGACGGTGATGTGGGGCTACGGCATCGCCGGCACCGCCGCCGTCGTCACCGTCATCTACATCTTCCCGATGATGCCCATCGACATCTACCTCGCCTCGTCGATGCTGGACATCAGCCCGTTCGAGACGGTGCGCGAGATGGGCTATCCGGTCGTCGCGAGCACCGTCATGGCCGGCGTCGTCTGGTACGTCGACGCGGCCCTGCAACTCCCCTCGATAGCCGAACTCGTCATCAACATCGTCGTCGGCGCGTTGGTCTACGTGGCGATGGTCGCCCTCATCGAGCGGTGGTCCCACTGGGGGATCAGCAGCAACATCCGGGGCATCGTCGCGAGCGCCCGCCGCTGA
- a CDS encoding NAD-dependent succinate-semialdehyde dehydrogenase: MQSVNPYTESVREEYDEHDETDVEEALSRADDAFEEWREWSLTDRRRLLADAGEVLRENEEKYAELMTEEMGKPISQARSEVEKCAWVCDYYAEHAGEHLQEKTVKGPEDAETYVRYDPLGPILAVMPWNFPLWQVFRFLAPHLTSGNVGLLKHASNVPGCALAIEEVLRDAGYPEDVFQSLLVGSDQIEDVIADDRVRAVTLTGSGPAGRAVAEQAGESLKKSVLELGGSDPYIVLDDAPLDEAAETGAQARTINSGQSCIAAKRFIVHDDVYDEFVEKFVDEMEALDVGDPKNEETNVGPQAREDLMSDLQEQVEETVEMGATVETGGEPMDREGYFYPPTVLTDVPRDSPGGCEEMFGPVASVFRVESEEEAVALANDSQYGLGGSVWTEDLERGKEVAADVESGAVFVNELTKSDPRLPFGGVKQSGYGRELGVEGIHEFVNRKTVFVQHGVGEE; this comes from the coding sequence GTGCAGAGCGTCAATCCATACACCGAGTCGGTTCGAGAGGAGTACGACGAACACGACGAGACGGACGTCGAGGAGGCGCTGTCTCGCGCGGACGACGCCTTCGAGGAGTGGCGGGAGTGGTCGCTCACCGACCGCCGGCGTCTGCTCGCGGACGCGGGTGAGGTGCTCCGCGAGAACGAGGAGAAGTACGCCGAGTTGATGACCGAAGAGATGGGCAAACCCATCTCGCAGGCGCGCTCGGAGGTCGAAAAGTGCGCGTGGGTGTGCGACTACTACGCCGAACACGCGGGCGAACACCTCCAAGAGAAGACCGTGAAGGGGCCGGAGGACGCGGAGACGTACGTCCGATACGACCCGCTGGGCCCGATTCTGGCGGTCATGCCGTGGAACTTCCCCCTGTGGCAGGTGTTCCGGTTCTTGGCCCCGCACCTCACGTCGGGGAACGTGGGCCTCTTGAAGCACGCCTCGAACGTCCCGGGGTGCGCGCTGGCCATCGAGGAGGTGCTCCGCGACGCCGGTTATCCCGAGGACGTCTTCCAGTCGCTGCTCGTCGGTTCCGACCAGATAGAGGACGTCATCGCCGACGACCGGGTGCGCGCCGTCACGCTGACGGGCAGCGGACCCGCCGGCCGCGCCGTCGCAGAACAGGCCGGCGAGAGCCTGAAGAAGAGCGTCCTCGAACTCGGCGGGAGCGACCCGTACATCGTCCTCGACGACGCACCGTTGGACGAAGCGGCGGAGACGGGAGCGCAGGCGCGGACCATCAACTCCGGGCAGTCCTGCATCGCCGCCAAGCGGTTCATCGTCCACGACGACGTGTACGACGAGTTCGTCGAGAAGTTCGTCGACGAGATGGAAGCGCTCGACGTGGGCGACCCGAAGAACGAGGAGACGAACGTCGGTCCGCAGGCGCGCGAGGACCTGATGTCTGACCTCCAAGAACAGGTCGAAGAGACGGTCGAGATGGGCGCGACGGTGGAGACAGGCGGCGAACCGATGGACCGGGAGGGGTACTTCTATCCCCCGACGGTGCTGACCGACGTGCCGCGCGACTCCCCCGGCGGGTGCGAGGAGATGTTCGGCCCCGTCGCCTCCGTCTTCCGCGTCGAGAGCGAGGAGGAGGCGGTGGCGCTGGCGAACGACTCGCAGTACGGCCTCGGCGGGAGCGTCTGGACCGAGGACCTCGAACGCGGAAAGGAGGTGGCCGCGGACGTCGAATCCGGCGCGGTGTTCGTCAACGAACTCACGAAGTCCGACCCCCGCCTGCCGTTCGGCGGCGTGAAGCAGTCGGGCTACGGTCGCGAACTCGGCGTCGAAGGTATCCACGAGTTCGTGAACAGAAAGACTGTGTTCGTGCAGCACGGCGTCGGCGAGGAGTAG
- a CDS encoding glycosyltransferase family 2 protein yields the protein MYKGKQIAVVVPAYNEEGFVGRTIESVPSYVDRIYAVDDGSTDGTWDEIQATAGRLNESSCDPIAADGGYREGSRVVPIRHGRNSGVGAGIKTGYYRAMEDDADIVAVMNGDAQMDPAVLPHFLDPLAEGRADYAKGDRISRRENVGEMSTWRLFGNKLLTHLTNLSSGYWKTIDSQNGYTAVTAEMLERIPLEEVYDQYGFLNDMLTTLNLNDARVVNVPHRAVYGDEQSGIVYRRFVPSLSGLLFQNFLRRLYHRSDEQSYQPAVVAYVAGMLGMFLGVAATLRGVSRALRRRDDGSVLRSLGGFLLSALAFAVGMFFDRRANAPLELGFERDVSEYDD from the coding sequence ATGTACAAAGGAAAACAGATCGCAGTCGTCGTACCAGCCTACAACGAGGAGGGGTTCGTGGGGCGGACCATCGAGAGCGTTCCCTCCTACGTCGACCGAATCTACGCCGTCGACGACGGGTCCACCGACGGCACGTGGGACGAGATTCAGGCGACCGCGGGGCGCCTGAACGAGTCGTCGTGCGATCCCATCGCCGCCGACGGCGGCTACCGGGAGGGGTCGCGCGTCGTCCCCATCCGGCACGGGCGCAACAGCGGCGTCGGCGCGGGTATCAAGACCGGCTACTACCGCGCGATGGAGGACGACGCCGACATCGTCGCCGTCATGAACGGCGACGCGCAGATGGACCCCGCGGTGCTCCCGCACTTCCTCGACCCGTTGGCCGAGGGGCGCGCGGACTACGCCAAAGGGGACCGAATCAGCCGTCGGGAGAACGTCGGCGAGATGAGCACGTGGCGGTTGTTCGGCAACAAACTGCTCACGCACCTCACCAACCTCTCCAGCGGCTACTGGAAGACCATCGACTCGCAGAACGGCTACACCGCCGTCACCGCCGAGATGCTCGAACGCATCCCCTTAGAGGAGGTGTACGACCAGTACGGCTTCCTCAACGACATGCTCACGACGCTGAACCTCAACGACGCGCGCGTCGTGAACGTCCCGCACCGGGCGGTGTACGGCGACGAGCAGAGCGGCATCGTCTACCGACGGTTCGTCCCGAGTCTGTCGGGGCTGCTGTTCCAGAACTTCCTCCGCCGCCTCTATCACCGGTCGGACGAGCAGTCCTACCAACCCGCGGTGGTCGCGTACGTGGCGGGGATGCTTGGAATGTTCCTCGGCGTCGCGGCGACCCTCCGAGGTGTCTCCCGCGCGCTGCGCCGACGGGACGACGGGTCCGTTCTCCGGTCGCTGGGCGGGTTCCTCCTCAGCGCTCTCGCGTTCGCGGTGGGGATGTTCTTCGACCGGCGGGCCAACGCGCCGCTGGAGTTGGGTTTCGAGAGGGACGTCTCCGAGTACGACGACTGA